The genome window CGCCGCTGCCTGAAGATGACCGGCGGTGCCCCACCGCCTGTCCCGCCGTCCAAAAAAACCTGATAAATCAATGCCAAGAAAGCGCTTTGGTGCGCGCGGAGAGGATCGAACTCCCGACCGTCCCGGTGTAAACGGGATGCTCTACCGCTGAGCTACACGCGCGGAAAGCGCAAGCGCGCCCCGGCGGGGACGCGCCGCACGCCTATAGACAACGGAGGGGCCGGGATTCGTCAAGCCTTTCTTCCGTAGGGGGCACGAAACCGCATTCAACCTCCGAAAGCGGTGTGGTAAAGCAGCACCGCGTTCAGCACGAGGATCACGGCAGCGCCAACAAGCGCCGCGATCTTCGTCAGGCGGCCATTGGCGAAACGGCCCATCAGCGCGCGGTCGCTCGACAGCACAATGAGCGCGATCATGGGGAAGGGGAGCGCGAGGCTCAGCACCACCTGGCTCATAACGAGCGCTTGGGTCGCGCCGACGCCCATGGCGACGATGGCGAACGCGGGGACCATGGTCACGAGGCGGCGCAGCCAGATCGGGATGCGGCGGCGGAAAAAGCCCTGCATGATGACCTGTCCGGCCATCGTGCCGACGACCGAGCTTGAGACGCCGGAAGCGAGCAGCGAGATGAGGAACGCGGTTGCCGCCGCGCCGCCGAGGAGCGGCGTCAGCATGTGATAGGCGGTCTCGATCTCGGCGACTTCAGGGTTGCCCGCGTTGAAGGCCGCCGCCGCCATGATCACCATCGCCATGTTCACGACGCCGGCGAGAGCGAGGGCGATGATGACTTCACGGTTGGAGAAGCGCAGCACGCGTTCGCGCTCGGCGTCGGAGTTGAGCACGCCTCGCGACTGCGTCAGGGCGGAGTGCAGGTAGATCGCATGTGGCATGACGGTCGCGCCGACGATACCGACCGCAATCAAGAGCGCGTCCGCGTCCGCGATCTGCGGCGTGACGAGCCCTGCCATCGCGCCGCCCCAGTTCACCGGCGCGATGAACAATTCGACCACGTAGCAGACGCCGATCACGGCGACGAAGAGGCCGACGACAAGTTCGATGCGCCGGAATCGTTCCCCGTTGAACATCAGGATGCCGTAGGTGATCACGGCGGTAGCGGCCATGCCGGTGAGGAGCGACATGCCGAACAGCAGCGAGAAGCCGATCGCGCCGCCAAGGAACTCGGCGAGGTCGGTCGCAATGGCGGCGATTTCGCTCACGATCCACATGACAAGGGCGAGCGGCCACGGAAAGCGTTCGCGCGCTAGTTCGGCGAGATTGCGGCCGGTGACGATGCCGAGCTTTGCGGACAGCGCCTGAAACAGCATCGCGATGAGGTTGGCCGAGAGCACCACCCACAGGAGCGTGTAGCCGTATTTCGCGCCCGCCTGGATGTTGGTCGCGAAGTTGCCGGGATCGATATAGGCGATGGAGGCCACGACAGCGGGGCCAGTGAACATCCATCCGGTGACGATCCTGCCGCGCCTTCCCGCGATGGCGTCCCGCAACGCCGCATGCGACATGCCGCCAGCGGCGGGGACGTTATCAACGGGAAAAGACGCGTCGGAAGCCATTCATTTACCTCCCTATGAAGTATAGCTTATGCTATAATAGCCGCGCATCGGGACGCAAGGCTCTTGATCGCTCGCCGAGAACAATTTCCGGTGAGGCAAAGGGTTCCGCTCTGGCCGCGGCGCACGAACGCGGTAACGGTGCGGTAGAGCCGCGCGTTCGGCTGGGATCGCGTCAAAGGGATTCCGATTTCGTGCGCACCGTTCTAGGATGACCAGATCCGCATTTTTTGCTCAGCGCCATGACCTCACAGAACACAGACAGCAATTCCCTTATCGACGCAGATCTCCAGTCCGCGAGCTTTCGTGAGACGCGGCGCGCGCATAGACTTGAGATCGTGGAAGATTACGTCGAGCTGATCGACGATCTGATCGCCGCGCGGGGCGAAGCGCGACAGGTGGATATTGCCGAGCGCCTCGGTGTTGCGCAACCCACGGTCGCAAAGATGCTGAAGCGGCTTATCGAGGAAGGGTTCGTGGTTCAGCAGCCTTACCGGGGCGTGTTCCTGACGGCGCTGGGCAAGAACCTCGCCTCGGAAGCGCGCGAGCGGCATCGTGTGGTTGAGGCGTTTCTCCTAGCGCTCGGCATTTCGCCGGAAACGGCACGCCGCGACGCGGAAGGCATCGAGCATCATGTGAGCGATGAGACGCTTGAGGTGTTTCGTGAGTTCACGGCGCGGCGGACGCCTTAAACGCTTGTTTTACATCTGCGAAGACTGAGACGGAGGTGGCTCGCACCTCCCTCATCCGGCATCCAACCGGGTCGCGAGTGACACACGCTCGCCCTCGTGCGCGCCAAGGGCGCGCAGCGATACCCGGAATACCTGCGTCTTGAGTTTTTAGAGCCGGTCTAATCTTGCATTTGATGGCGCAACCTCCAGCATAAATTAAATCAATGTCAAGCTGCGACTTATTTAGAACTAAGGCATAACTGAGACAGAGATGGCTCACGCAGAGGTTGTGCGGGCTATTTCCTTGGGGATTTTTATCTCCATTATAGCGCAGGTGTTTCATCTCGCTTGAATGAAAACCTGAAACCATTAAAGTGCCTTTTGAAGTTTTTTACAAAGTTTCTGCAAATCGTAACGAGCGCTTACGCATGTTCGATCTCCATAGTCATCTGCTGCCCGGAATCGACGATGGATCGCCCAATATGAGGGTCTCTTTCGAGATGGCGCGCGCCTATGTCGATCAGGGTGTCCTCTGTGTGGCCTGCACCCCGCACATTCTGCCCGGCCTCTATCACAACACCGGTCCTCAAATCCGCGAAGCGGCAGCTGCGCTGCAAACCAGTCTCGACGAGGCCGGAATACCGCTCCATATCGCCACCGGCGCAGACAACCATATCATTCCCGATTTCGTCGAAGGGCTGCGTCGCGGCCATCTGCTGGCGCTCGACGATACGGCCTACGTCCTCGTCGAGCCGCCGCACCACGTCGCCCTCGCGCGCTTGGAAGACCTGTTTTTCAGCATTCTCGTCGCCGGTTACGTGCCGATCCTGACTCATCCCGAGCGATTAACCTGGATCGAAGGGAAATACGACGTCATCGAGCGGCTTTCGGCGCGAGGGGTCTGGATGCAGATCACCGCCGGATCGCTTCTAGGGCGCTTCGGCCGCCGCCCGCGCTACTGGGCTCAGCGCATGCTTGAAGAAGGACGCGTGCATATCCTTGCAACGGACGCCCACAACAACGACTCCCGTCCCCCCGATCTCCTTAAGGGACGGG of Rhodomicrobium vannielii ATCC 17100 contains these proteins:
- a CDS encoding Nramp family divalent metal transporter; translated protein: MASDASFPVDNVPAAGGMSHAALRDAIAGRRGRIVTGWMFTGPAVVASIAYIDPGNFATNIQAGAKYGYTLLWVVLSANLIAMLFQALSAKLGIVTGRNLAELARERFPWPLALVMWIVSEIAAIATDLAEFLGGAIGFSLLFGMSLLTGMAATAVITYGILMFNGERFRRIELVVGLFVAVIGVCYVVELFIAPVNWGGAMAGLVTPQIADADALLIAVGIVGATVMPHAIYLHSALTQSRGVLNSDAERERVLRFSNREVIIALALAGVVNMAMVIMAAAAFNAGNPEVAEIETAYHMLTPLLGGAAATAFLISLLASGVSSSVVGTMAGQVIMQGFFRRRIPIWLRRLVTMVPAFAIVAMGVGATQALVMSQVVLSLALPFPMIALIVLSSDRALMGRFANGRLTKIAALVGAAVILVLNAVLLYHTAFGG
- the mntR gene encoding manganese-binding transcriptional regulator MntR, with protein sequence MTSQNTDSNSLIDADLQSASFRETRRAHRLEIVEDYVELIDDLIAARGEARQVDIAERLGVAQPTVAKMLKRLIEEGFVVQQPYRGVFLTALGKNLASEARERHRVVEAFLLALGISPETARRDAEGIEHHVSDETLEVFREFTARRTP
- a CDS encoding tyrosine-protein phosphatase; this translates as MPFEVFYKVSANRNERLRMFDLHSHLLPGIDDGSPNMRVSFEMARAYVDQGVLCVACTPHILPGLYHNTGPQIREAAAALQTSLDEAGIPLHIATGADNHIIPDFVEGLRRGHLLALDDTAYVLVEPPHHVALARLEDLFFSILVAGYVPILTHPERLTWIEGKYDVIERLSARGVWMQITAGSLLGRFGRRPRYWAQRMLEEGRVHILATDAHNNDSRPPDLLKGREAAAKIVGEKEAHHLVVTRPLGVLKNLHAGSLPEPEGITSEEVHEVERSVQASGTGDGRSLRERVRRLLA